The following coding sequences are from one Triticum aestivum cultivar Chinese Spring chromosome 5A, IWGSC CS RefSeq v2.1, whole genome shotgun sequence window:
- the LOC123106399 gene encoding protein MKS1: MDASSSEDRQSPRSRQLQLQGPRPPRLSVSKDSHKVRKPPVVPLPYGARQQAPNHRHQRAQPQPQAQQPRAPVIIYDASPKVIHTQPGEFLALVQRLTGPGAPAQYSNSTEAAAEPSAVPPQFQPQESLFSPAARYAAIERSVRPLPPGPAPYAGSWLDLDGFAEVLGSGRPGILSPVPSSLPAAASVGLFSPLPFDTGSLSWLNDLSPFLASAGARDAPPFASSPGGLLLATPTVPSPGMMMRFFSDFPDL, translated from the coding sequence ATGGACGCGTCGTCGTCGGAGGACCGTCAGTCACCACGCAGCAGGCAGCTGCAGCTGCAGGGCCCGCGCCCCCCGCGGCTGTCCGTCAGCAAGGACTCCCACAAGGTCAGGAAGCCGCCCGTCGTGCCGCTGCCTTACGGAGCCCGGCAGCAAGCCCCCAACCACCGCCACCAGCGAGCTCAGCCGCAGCCGCAGGCGCAGCAGCCGCGGGCGCCGGTCATCATCTACGACGCCTCGCCCAAGGTCATCCACACCCAGCCCGGCGAGTTCCTGGCGCTCGTCCAGCGCCTCACCGGCCCGGGCGCGCCGGCCCAGTACTCTAACtctaccgaggcggcggcggagccctCTGCCGTGCCGCCGCAGTTTCAGCCGCAGGAATCACTTTTCTCGCCGGCAGCGAGGTACGCCGCCATCGAGAGGTCCGTCCGGCCGCTGCCGCCAGGGCCCGCGCCGTACGCCGGCTCCTGGCTGGACCTGGATGGCTTCGCCGAGGTCCTCGGCTCGGGACGGCCCGGGATCCTCTCGCCCGTGCCGTCGTCGCTGCCGGCGGCGGCCTCGGTGGGGCTGTTCTCGCCGCTGCCCTTCGACACCGGCTCCCTGTCCTGGCTCAACGACCTGAGCCCGTTCCTCGCCTCCGCCGGCGCCCGCGACGCGCCGCCCTTCGCATCGAGCCCCGGCGGCCTGCTGCTCGCCACGCCCACCGTGCCCTCGCCGGGGATGATGATGAGGTTCTTCAGCGACTTTCCGGACCTGTAA